Below is a window of Lepisosteus oculatus isolate fLepOcu1 chromosome 8, fLepOcu1.hap2, whole genome shotgun sequence DNA.
GAAATGTCATAATTACAATTCGGAGCTCACATGTAACAAAAAGGAAACTGGAAAAAGGAAAGGATTCTATACAGTCCACAAGCTGTGGTCTCAAACCACTTGGTATACTCCACTGAAAAAAACTGTCTCGGTTCTTTGtggaaaacgtgtttttgaaaTCAAATGTTAGATGTAATTACAGGGAGCAAAATGTAGATTGTCATGTTaaaatgatgattttttaataaaagagaCTTTGGGTCTTGTCGTTGATACTGAGGGGCTATGAGATGCTGGTTGTTCTTTGTCATTGTGTGTTTCCTTGGTATTTACCGATGACTAAGAATgagtgtttaaatatataaatagaatTTTCAACTTTTGATTGTCTCGTGTTTTTCTTCAACGTAGGGCGGAAATACGGTGAGGCAGTTACTGAAGGTTGCAAAGAAGACAGTGCCTCGGCCCCTGTGGAAAAAGACTCCTGTGGTTTTAAAAGCTACAGCCGGGCTCAGACTGCTCCCACAAGAGAAAGCACAGGCTCTGCTTGAGGAGGTATGACCGATAATAGCTTCTGCATGTTTGTCAATGACGATTGGGAGAAACAAAAGTACTGCTGTACTTTTGTCTTAGTGCTGCACCACAGCAGCTAAAACTGCATAGTACTGACAAGTCCTTAGGAAAGGCTGGTCTCTATCATCTCTATTATATCAAAAGAAGGGAATCTGTTTTTAAAGTCCTCCAGTTACCTTGATCTGTTTATCCATTATCGGAAATCCCATGTGAGTCTAAgcaaccagagcctatcctagaGCCACAGATTTTATGAAGTCACTTTTACAGGAAAACCAAAGAGCAGATTTTGATTAGCTGTAATGATAAAACTCATGTCAAGTACAGGTATACATTTAGTTATTCtacaaaaaaacatgatttcagAAGAAATCCTGTATTTCATTACAGGCTAACTGGCTCATTTCATTTCTGAACTATGTGAAATAGTGAATGTTAGTACTTcatgtttaatacattattgGATAACCTCTAAATTCTTTGAGTCAATATTGATTACTCGCAGTTTTAACTCTTTCATGGCTTTCATTGCAAAATTTGTCATTGGTAAATTAACATTATTTGGCATATTTCATGTTGATGTATTTATTGTAAAAGTCAACCTGCGTTTTGCTTTCCAGGTTCAAGAAGTTTTTGACGAATCACCTTTTCTTGTGTCAAATAACAGTGTTAGCATAATGAATGGAACAAATGAAGGTAAATCGTCATTAAATCCTATAAAACTAACATATCATTGCGATGCTTTAACTGCATAGGTATTGCCTGCAAAAAATGTGATATCAAATTACAGACAGTGTAATGGAAATGTGTGTCTTGGGAGGCCTCAGATGCATAATCTTTTCATTTAAGAGAACATTTATGAAGTGTCATAGTATATGCTAAATTTCATGCTATATGATGCTAAATAGAAATTTACTGAAATGTTGATTTGCATTTATTGCATGTTACTGTTGCACTCAAATTAAAAACAGCCTCCTTGGGAAATGTAAGCATATGCATTGGGTCATGTTATCTTCACAGAGCACTCATTAAGGCACAGCCTGTTATTACCTCATCTTGCAATTAAGTAAATTTGTCAGTATTTCCACCCGCATTTCCTATTAATTGCTCTTCCACACCTCTCATTTAAAGGCTTTGTATACTTCAGCAGGTTTAGATGCGTAATGCCATCATTTTAATCGTATAGGTCCCAGACATGCACAAAGAGCAGGCGTGAAGTAATTTACTGGGTTTTCTCAAACCCTGATAGTAGAGTTCTAAGCACCAGGCACAGCGATGGAGTGGGTTTCTTAAGTGCCTCCCATATCCAACTAATACTTTACCACTACAaccttttctttgtctttcctGGTTAATTTGATTAAACTTAAGTTGAAACCTGGCCTGTCAAGAGATTGCatattcatttccttttttttgtggTCTGTCTCTTTTTTAGGGATTTTAGCTTGGGTTACGGTCAACTTTTTAACAGGTAAGGTTTTactgatgtatttttttagttaaaacTGCATGAAGCCCTTGAATGTATGAGCACACAAAGTCTTTAATTGCATCATGCTGTGATACTGGCGCAGCCTGGGAACTGCCCTGCAGCACTGGATCACATCTTTTTGCAAGATCTCTGAGATGTTGAGGTTTTGAGCATAACATAAATACACCTGATTATGAACCCTCATTAGAGCCTTAGAAAAAgtgtatgtttgtttttctggcactaaacacacctcacacaccaACTATTTTCAGTACTTGAGTTGGAACTGACATGAAAACACCAGTCTGTGGCTTCTGTGGACAGGAACATAGtccaattatttaaataaaacactgcCATTTCAATAAGAGCATGTTCTGTATATTTAGCAAGCAGTTTACTGAACTATGAACTATGTTTGACTGGTGTTTATAATGCTGCAGTAGGGCTTCACCCATATAGGTAAAGACTATGGGTTTTTAACATAATTCTAATAAGTTCATGATTGAGATTTCAGAAACTTAATTGTTTTTTCAGGTCACCTTTATGCAAAAAGTCGAAAGACAGTTGGCATCCTGGATTTAGGTGGAGGCTCAACCCAGATAAGTTTCCTTCCAAAATCCAAGGTAAACACAAATTCAGACATCTTTTCCTATTTGATTTCAAACCTTACAATATCCAGCTAGTTAAATTGACTATTATCTTTTACTGAAGTAAGAGTTATTAAACTTGATCTGTCTTCATCCACAGAAAACAATTCTGACATCCCCAGACGATTACATTGCGAAATTTGATATGTTCAACACCACTTATCAACTGTACACTCACAGGTACGTCGTGTCTCAGGAATGAGTTTAGTGAATTGTTGCTTGACCACTTTCAGCCCCCAAATTAATTTCTGTCTTTGCAATCACAGTGCACCCCTGTGACTCTCCATTATGTTAACCTTGAGTTAGAAAAATAATCTCTTGTCGATGGTCGTGTGTCTTGGCATTTGTGCTGGAATGACTAAAAATAATCACAATGTGGTCCTAGTTTTGGAATTGGAGAGACCAATTTGGCCACCTTGCTTATCCAGTTACTCAGAACTTACTGTTCCAGGAACCTCATCAAGATAGTTCTTGTAGGAGCTTGATGAATGGGCTTCCAAAGTATGACTTGACTGTGTGCTACATGCAAGCACCACTGTTTGTTAGTTTAACTCAGTCCAGAGCGAGAGTTGTACTTTAGAGTTGTACTTTATGTCATTTGTGCTCTCTGATCTTGTTTCTCTTTTGTAATGGAAGTAATGGTTTGGTTAACTTTGCcagactgtacagtatataggtttTTGAGTACCTTTTTTTCAAACATAATAACCAGGTTTAGTTCTCATTTTAACTTTTACATGCCCACTTCTGTTTATTGCAGTCAACAGTGCCTAGAAATTGTTCAAAGTAACCAGATTTGGTTATGAGATTTTACCAGTTTTAATTCTTCGAATTTGTAGTACCCAGATTAAATTGAATGTGATGTCATATGATAAACTTCAATCTAAAACGCCTGTCATTATTGGAAACTGCTTGCCATTGTCAACACCACCTACATTATTTGCTCTAACCTGAACATATGTTGGCTCCGTTATGCATTTATATGTAATGGCTTGTCTTTGTCAATGTTCTCCCACACAGCTACCTCGGATGTGGACTGATAGCAGCTCGACTTGCCACTTTAGGAGCTCTGGGAGCAGAAGGTATTTGAAATTTGAATTATACCATTTATCTGTAGCCCTTACTGTTGCACCTCTAGATGAGGGACCCCCTGAATTGGATCTTTAACTCAAGGTGTATAGAGCTTATAGACTGAATTTGGATGTTATTTTGCATATGTGGTTTTGTCCATCGATATGCCTGTGCGaccaatttttttgttttctgtgttgctacagtatgtgttcagcATTCATAGCCACAAAACTGTCTTCACAGAAAGATGATTGTGCAGACCTGTTGTAAATGTGAAAAACCAGGTAACCACAAAAGCGTGGGTTTTTCTTCCAGGATTAGAATACAGAGTCTTTAAAAGCACTTGTCTGCCTAAGAAGTTTAAAGAGGACTGGACTTTTGGTGGGATTACTTACAAAGTCAGTGGAAACCCAGATGGTAAGTCAAACCTTGATTTTCACAGCAAGttctattattaattatatattttttagaataaaaagaTTGGTAATACCTTTTTAAGCCTTATTTTACTTTAGACCCTGACACAAATCACTAAATCTGACCTCATTACAATACAAAACAGCATATTAAAAACTATAATTCTTTTGATAtggtttaaatgtattttagctCTAAAGatcaatgtaaaataaatatttcctttGTATAATGTGGAATTCCTTTGCCTTGGATTTCCTTGGAAATTTGAGTATGAACCAGTTGTTGCCACACAGCTCCACAactagaagcaaaaaaaaaagctccgtTTAGAATAAACCATTCTTAACATGAACTTTTTAGCAGTAATAATATTGCCAACCATATATTTAAGTGCAGTGAAATTGTCAATTAGCATctataataatacagtagttTTATACCACAATCAAGTATCCAAAAGGTTCTGGAATATTTACTGTGTCATTATTTTTTAGGCAATAACTGGTTTTAGTTTCACCACTCCCAGTCATGTGGTAAAAATAGATAACCCAAGGGGCTGCGCACAACTTTGTTGTTGTTAACGTATGGCTTCCAGTGAAGTTAAGCATTGTGCCCTCAACCAGTTTTTGGGCAGAAAGGATTTTGGGGGTTTACCAGTCTGCTGTATGAGCCTGTCGAAGTCCTGACCTGACTTCTGGGGAGACTTGGGCTCAGAGTGTTCATTCCACTGCCTGTGGGGTTTTGTGTTGGAATGATGTAATGTCAGTGCATCTAGCGCTGTGAATATAGTGAGATATTTTTATgacgttttttttaacatacatgtatgaaatgcagaaaaacaaatataaatggAGTTCCTGAAGAAAACTCCATGATCTATTTGTAAAACATGAAGTATGCAGGGACTTGAGTCCAACTCGCAATCTTAAAATTGTATGAGCTGATTTTGTTGGCTCAGTATGtataaaaaaagactttctCAGTTCTGACTAGTCTTTCCATTTTATGTTTTCTTCATCAGAAAGATTTGCTTGccatatgtattttttcattataattAGTCTATTAGTAGACACGCGTTACCAAAATAACTTGCAAGAGACAAGGGAGGGGACCACTTGTCAGCAGCTGCTGCTGTAGAGTCACTTACAAGGGGACCTTGGTTGCCTTGCCTCTTCCAAAGGTCGTGTCAAGCTATATCGATCGCTGTCTGTACCACAAGTTATTCTGGACTGGTAATACCAATCAGGTTTTCCACCTCTGAGGTGGCTGTGCTTCAGGGCAAGACCTCAGCAGGGGCACCGTGGGGAAGACTGTGGGATCCTTGCTTGCTGTGAGaggcaaaaaataaaagcccATGTCTTTCAGGAGTACGTCTTCTATTCACTGGTCTTTTTTCTGTCTGACTTCAGGTTACACTGGATATAAGCACTGCTATCAGGAAGTTGTGAAAGTAGTGAAGGGGATTGTTCACCAGCCCTTTGAAGTTAAGGGCAGCAGCACTTTCTATGCCTTCTCTTACTACTTCGACCGAGCTGTTGACTCAGGCCTGATCGGTGAGTGACACAGAAGAGCTCAGGACTAAGGCACTAAGACGTACCCTTTCCAAAACCTGTAATCACCAGGCAGCGctcttcagaagaaaaaaaacgtaGACTGACAGAGAGGCGATTTAAAATTGCTGATGTGGTTGTCTGGTAGAAAAACAGAAAGTAGTATTCCCAAAAGCCTATAGCGATTTAAATGTCATGTCTTTGCAAAACATAACTTTGTGTTGTTAAGGCTAAATAAAGTCCGCTGCCGTAAGTTTGTACTTCTGAATTAGGCatgaacaaatattttacattctgGAATTCAATTCTAAATATTTGAAGAAGGTAGCTTTTAGGTAACTAGGGcatgtttgtttttcctcttttgtGAATCTTCCATTTATAAAATGAATACCTAGAGCAGTGCCATCTCACACTGTGAAGTTTGTGCTTTTATTGCtctttttactgtcagtgcaaaAATATGCCTATGTTTGTAGATCCTGTAGCGATTTACTTTGTTATTAAACCAAACAGTTCATGTATTTGGTcaaatattttgtttggttAGGGAAAAAATGCAGGATGAGTTGAAGAAATTGtgaagcaaaaatgtttttgaaaaaatgcaGACCCGAAGACAAAAAGGTGTTGCCCAATGGAAGTCGACCATGAACAGTTAGAAAAGCAGGAGGCAGACACTCAGCCCTAcaataaactttaaaatgtaatcaatTGTAATGGAGTTTAGAGAGTGCCTCCTGCTTTTTAACTGCTTCTCACAGAAAAATGTTCTCCTGTCTTTTGCTCTTGAATTTCAGATAGTACCCGGGGTGGTGTGGTAGAAGTAAGAGATTTTAAGAAGAAAGCCAAAGAAGGTGAGGGCCTTTAAGAGTCTGCTATATGAACAAGTTTTGGCACAGTGATAATCCTTGTTGGCCTACCGTTCTTCATGCGTTATGAGTCATGCCTATTTTGAAGACTAGGCTTCTACCCTGTCTGTTTTTTCCTCCACCTTTCTTTCACAATTGCTTAGCCATCCATCTACAACATACTGATCCTTCATGCACACAAACCCTCCTTCACAatccttttcatttttcctcGGTCAGATACATTCCTCCCACAGGCATGTTCTTGCCCTAAACTTTTTGGTATTATTCTGCTAATGGAATTAGTTTAATTGCCATTTTTAGTGGTTATTATAACTGGTGAAGGATTTTGGCAGATATCTTAGAATTAGGTTTGTGGGTAAATTGGTCTGCTGAACAACCACAAGATAATATCTTCGTGGAGCTGGTGTTTATGTTTGGTGGATACAGTTTTGGCTTGTTTGCTTATTTAATATCAAAGCAGTGCTGTTCGTTGGAGTCCCTTGTAGGAcatcagctttattcatttggAATAACACTGGCTAGCAGCTAAGATGGTAGCTTACATTTAGTAAACACCATGCTGTTGAAGATTCCTGGAGCACTACATTACTCAGACAATGCAAATTACAAGTGCAATCGGCGCTATTCTTCCTGACTGAGTAGCTTGTGCACAACTTAAATGTAGTCTTTCATGATGTTTTGAATGCCATGTTTATCCCACCAAACAGTAACTATCTATTTTACTTGGTTTGAAATCTTCATTGAATCATTAAATAAATGTGATTGTCTTCCATACTCCAGATGTATGGCTTTAAAATTAAGCATGTGCTTCTCAAgtgattttatattaaatatggaTTTAATATCCATAAATATGGATTGCAGCTGTTACATCAcaagaaaatgttgttttcaacGCACTGTTACTTGGCCTTTTCTGTCTAAATTATGCCAACAAAGTACATAGAACATTAAAATTATTGGGTGCaaaagcttttttgttttaGGGTACTAACTCatttcttttctcattttacatttcagtatGCAATAAAATGACAAAGTACCGTCCAATAAGTCCATTCCTCTGCATGGATATGACGTACATCACGGCCTTACTGAAGGATGGGTTTGGATTTAAAGAAAGCACAGTTCTGCATGTAAGACCCTTAAAAAGTCATTTGTAGGGACTAATAAATAGTTGTATGATGTGAATGAATATCTCATCTGTGCTGGATCTTTTTAGAGGCTCTTCAGTTCAGGGACAGTGAATTTAGTTGTAGGTCAAACATTTGCATTGTAAAGTTTCCACGATAAAGAAGGTCTTTGCAAATAGCTTTGACCTTCCAATGAGAGGTtatactttgaaatattttgcaaGTAACAACCTGTgcaatttttgtgttttaatacacCTGTATATAATGATTGTATGTTACCATCTGTATATCATGGTACCGAAAGAAAGAACTTGAATGTGTGGTTCAGTCAAATGAACAAGCTACACTTATCCTGCATGTCTGATTCCATTGGTCTAACGCATGATCTGTTCTTTATCTACAGCTCACCAAAAAGGTGAACAATGTGGAAACAAGCTGGGCCTTGGGAGCCATCTTCGATTACCTCAAGTCTCTGAAGATCCACTGAGGCACAACGCAAACACTGGCACGGGGTTAACAATATTGTTCTTGCTGGGCTTTTCTTTGCTGACCTTCTCTTTCAATAAAAGCCCAGGCCTGCTCAGCACTGCCATTAACATTCATCTGTAAAAATCATGCTTAGTTGTTAATCTAGAAAGAATCTTGGAAACTGTTGAAAAGAATAtcttatatttttttagaagGCCAGCAattcctactgtatttttaacCCATGATTATCATTAAttgataatatatttttttaatatgtgcaAGCGTTTACATTTAGCTTTTGTATGGAGATTTTACCATGCTGTCTTATATGACAAGTTCAGGGTTCAACTACACTTTCATGAGAGCAAGGCACCTTTTCTGCCTTTGAAGAGCAAGAAGCTTGACgagctttttgttttgcttaccATTCACTAATTACCAACCATAATATTATGAAAGTActttttagtaaatatgttgttATAGTCCAGGGTTTCCAGTACAAgttaagttaaaataaataacaggcTTTATTATAGTTTAGATGTAGCtctattgtttttgtttattctgtTTCGCACATAACACTTTAATTGCAGACACTGTAGCTAAGGTTGTTTCTCGTGTACTGACTAAATcggttgtacattttaaataagattgGGAGGCTACATTTATGTCACAACAACTCAGGGTACAGGTAAAGCACAGAAAGTGCAATAGTAGCCGCTGCATATGATTAATGTTTGGTATATTTTTAGTACTTATGTAAATTTAAACCAATGTTAAGATTCTGTGCAGcagttaaaaatacagtatatggctacaCTGTATAATATGGCCTACTGACAAGTACATGTGTTCTTAGCACATTTAAAATTGCTGAAGACATTGAACATTTCTGTTTACGTTGATAACTGTAGTCTTCagctaaaataatatatatatatatggtagGTACAACTGAATTAGATTTGGCAGTTGCAAAATCTAAGGAAATCTACAGTTTGGTGCTACAACCAggtgatttttaatgaaaatatagTGCTGGAACTTAGTGATTTTGCCTTCTTGTGCAAACAGTCTCCTGTTCTGTGTGTATTTTACCAAACTGCTGTTACTGTATGAAAGTTTAGAAACATGCTTGTTGGTGAACCATTTAAAATGGGAAGGAAAAAGATGCATGCTTTTTCAAAAGGGGGatgaatttgttttgttaattcTTAGAAGGAGATTGTTGGCTTTAGATAGGGACGATTGGTTTATCCTGAGAACACTTCATGTAATGCTTTTATTTACAACTGCAGtattaaaacaattattaatGATTAAATTATTACTTATCTGGAGTTGAGAACTCCTgaacttaaaatgtaaaaaagcctGTTCTCAGAATATTCTTTTGACTTTttgaataaatactgtacaggtatAAAGCATTCTAGAAAGTGCATCTAAGCAAAACTGGTATTTATTCCCAGTTGTCTTGCTGCCTTATTAAACTTTAAATACTTGCAGCccctttcagaaatgtttttattctttatattctcatattaatactttaaatataaaaataccatACTTAATGCATATATGCTTAGAGATTAAGTCATTACTCAGCCACAagcatatatatattaattctaCATATCTGTTGTGTTGTACTGGTTTTATGACATCATTGTCTTGAACAAGCAAACCAGCTTCTTACAAGAACTAAGAAACACTAAAtgggtaaaatgtaaaatttctacttggttttattaaaatacttaagATTTGTAATTTCTTGCTTTCTTGGTTATTTTCCTCTTCTTTTCACATGATTTCACGAgattacaacaacaaaaaaaaaaagtctaccCACCATACAAAATGAGCCAGTCCCTAGAACTTTCAGTTAGTTCAGTTGTACATGTCATTCCTGTAACTAAACTAGGAAAGACAGGCTACAGCAGTAAAATGGTCATGTACTGAACACCCTTTTAGCTGTGAACATCCAACCaaccattcatccatccattttctaaccaattcatccacttcagggtcatgggggagtcggagcctatcctggcaaacagTGGGcaaaaggcagggtacaccctggacagcacgCCAGTCCATGACAGGGAACACACGCAGACACGCGCACATTCATGTTTCCTttcacaacagggccaattttcccagaagccaattaacctaccagcgtgGCTTTGGTCTGTGGGAGGGAAAACAGAGCAGCTGTGAACGTTGTCAGGATAAATACGCTTGCAGAGTCACCAAAACAGAAATGACCAAAATCCTTTATGCgagaaaaacaaaagctgaaagTTAAATTTCCATGCTTTATTCTCTGTTGCTGTTCAAAGCAAATGTAACAATTCAATATCAtcaatgtaacattttaaaaggtaTAACAGATCTGCGGCCATTTAAAGGCTTCAGGTCTGGAAACTGGAGAGAAGAGATGTCAGCCTAATACATTAAAAtcatcaaaacaaacaaactagtATAGGACTGGAAATCACCTTTCATCACAGTGGCATGGTGATGGCTAACCTCACTCCTCAACTCTCTCCTCTCACCACAACTGCAGGCTTGGTGATGCCATTCACAGAACACGCAATTACAACTGACAGGTTGAAATGAGGGAAATCAGTAGTTTCAGCATTTCATGTGTATTTCTTATGTTCCACTTTCACAACCTGTAATTCATTTGACAAACTACTCcatacttcaaaataaaataaaaagctagaaaagattaaaatataCCTTTATTATGTTATAAAACATACACTTTTGAATAACTTGCATTTCAAGTGTTCTGTTTCACAATTGGCAACAACCAAGGCAAACTCTTGAGAGTCTCTGCTAACATTCACCAAGAAGGATACATCACATCTCTTTTTCACTTGCTGGCAAAGGCCATGATCTGTTCCTGAAAGACAAGGAAGAAAATGTTCAAAGTTAGCTTAGTTTATAAATGAAAGCATATGTTACAATATCTATTAAGTATGCCATTGTGTGGTACGCATAACTTATGGAAATTGCCATCATAAGGAGGCAGATCTTATAGAAATAGCTCCCATGGAAAAAAAGatacagaagtaaaaaaatacatagaagagaacatgtaaaaaagagaaCCCTGTTTCAGTTACACTAAATCAAGAAAAGAACTCTAACAGTAGGGTTAGAGTAAGCCTGATTCTTTAAGCCCTGTCCCACACAAATGAGTTCTAGCCCACAGCTCTTTTCAAGCTCTACAGCAACCCTGTCAGTCTGGGAAATCTTTATGGCATTGTTAGATTAGGATAATGACAGGCACTTTAATTGAAAACT
It encodes the following:
- the entpd5a gene encoding ectonucleoside triphosphate diphosphohydrolase 5, with product MILHRLLLLVTCFCALARNSLVKGEFYNLDFSSSMENILPTITRPANASRTFYGIMFDAGSTGTRIHVYTFIQKDPAGLPVLDKEMFQSVKPGLSAYADNPEMGGNTVRQLLKVAKKTVPRPLWKKTPVVLKATAGLRLLPQEKAQALLEEVQEVFDESPFLVSNNSVSIMNGTNEGILAWVTVNFLTGHLYAKSRKTVGILDLGGGSTQISFLPKSKKTILTSPDDYIAKFDMFNTTYQLYTHSYLGCGLIAARLATLGALGAEGLEYRVFKSTCLPKKFKEDWTFGGITYKVSGNPDGYTGYKHCYQEVVKVVKGIVHQPFEVKGSSTFYAFSYYFDRAVDSGLIDSTRGGVVEVRDFKKKAKEVCNKMTKYRPISPFLCMDMTYITALLKDGFGFKESTVLHLTKKVNNVETSWALGAIFDYLKSLKIH